The genomic segment ATCGAACTCCTGACCGACGCCAAGACGTTAAAGCAGCGCTCGCGGAACCGGAAGGTCTGCCACCGCTGCGAGCGAGATCCGATCTCCGATCCTCGTTTGCCGGCGATCCCGAGTGATGCAGACCCCTGGCAGTGCGCCCACTGCCGCGGGCTACTGCATCCCCGCCGGGGTGATTCGCCTCGGCTGTTCAAGGCTCGGATGCAGCGCTACCACCAGGCGGCAGCAGGTATTCGGGCCGGATTCACTGATTCCGGTATCGCCGTCACCCATCTCGACACCACAAACACCATCGACGGGGCGGCGAACCTGCTTGCCCCGCTACTTATCTCCCGGAGCGCCTCGTTATGACCACTGTTGATCTGCCCACCCCGCGAGCGACGGGCGATGGCTACGGCCATGCTCGGATGCCACGCGGCGGCAACCTCCCCGAACCGGATCGCATCGACCGCATCGCCTACGGCCGCTTCCGGAATGTCTATCTCTACATCACCGAAGCCTGCCAACTGCGCTGCGAGCACTGCTACATGGGCGAACGGCTCGACCGAGCACTCAAGATGCCGCTGCCGCAGATCGTGGACACGCTCACGACTTGGCGACGGATGGGCGGCGACAAACTCACCATCCTCGGCGGCGAGCCGACGTTGCACCCGCACTACTGCGAAGTGATCCGCCTCAGCCGGAAGCTCGGCTACGAACACGTCATCACCACAACGAACGCCCAGAAGCCTGCCCTGCGTCGATTCCGCCAGCTCGCGCCGGATGACTTCGCCTACATTCAGGTCAGCCTGGATGGTGGCACGAGCATCAGCCACGACGCGATCCGTGGCGCGAACACCTTCGACACCGCCCTCGAAACCACGACCGAGCTGACCGGTCGCGGCTTCGATACTCGGATCATCTGCACTGTCAACAAGGCGAACGAAGGCGATGCGCTCCAGTTGCTCGATATCGCCGACGAGCTTGGCGTCAGCCTGGTGAAGTTCCATGTCTTCTCCACCATCGGCACGGGGCACGGCAATGCGGAAATGGCGATGAATCCGCTGGAGTGGGTGACGTTCTGCGAACGCCTGAATGAGATTGCACCGCAGTACAAGACGCGAGTGTGGTACCAGCCGACCTACGCCCGTCGCGACGAAATGGCGCGCTACGCCGCCGAGGGCTACCAGGGGTGCATCGGCCGGACCCTGGATCGGATCTCGATCTTCCCGGATGGCCGCTGCTACGTCTGTTCCTTCCTGTTCGACACCGATCTGTACTTCGCCCAGATGGTCGACGGCAAGGTACAGCTCAACAACGGCGTCAACGAGTTCGATCTGTTCACCAGCGTCTTGGCCGAAAGTTCCTGCGGTGGCTGCAAAGCCAGCGCCTGCCAAGGCGGCTGCCCAGCGGAGGAGATGGTGATGGGCAGCGCCTCGTGCGCGACCTACGACGACATCGTGCCGGTCTGCCGGTTGTGGAAATCCAGCGCCAAGCCAGAGGAATGAGGACCTGATGGACGAAATGGATCGTATTGCTGAAAACTTGTGCTGGATCGACTGGGACGACATCGATGATGTCGAACTCAACTGCCGCGAAGCGCTGAACGCACTCGCTGCCGAACCACGAATC from the Nocardia sp. BMG111209 genome contains:
- a CDS encoding AAA family ATPase; this encodes MTLSLVVPIFGPPAAGKTTLTLRLGSEPGRRVFRLREHVSKEVLAVTAASSERLGWIDEFTVMEAVRLYFADAASNSGIHTVLLDNFPGSASQVDQLLAAVRAVAPNCHVEAIELLTDAKTLKQRSRNRKVCHRCERDPISDPRLPAIPSDADPWQCAHCRGLLHPRRGDSPRLFKARMQRYHQAAAGIRAGFTDSGIAVTHLDTTNTIDGAANLLAPLLISRSASL
- a CDS encoding radical SAM protein gives rise to the protein MTTVDLPTPRATGDGYGHARMPRGGNLPEPDRIDRIAYGRFRNVYLYITEACQLRCEHCYMGERLDRALKMPLPQIVDTLTTWRRMGGDKLTILGGEPTLHPHYCEVIRLSRKLGYEHVITTTNAQKPALRRFRQLAPDDFAYIQVSLDGGTSISHDAIRGANTFDTALETTTELTGRGFDTRIICTVNKANEGDALQLLDIADELGVSLVKFHVFSTIGTGHGNAEMAMNPLEWVTFCERLNEIAPQYKTRVWYQPTYARRDEMARYAAEGYQGCIGRTLDRISIFPDGRCYVCSFLFDTDLYFAQMVDGKVQLNNGVNEFDLFTSVLAESSCGGCKASACQGGCPAEEMVMGSASCATYDDIVPVCRLWKSSAKPEE